From Onychostoma macrolepis isolate SWU-2019 chromosome 19, ASM1243209v1, whole genome shotgun sequence, a single genomic window includes:
- the kiaa1522 gene encoding uncharacterized protein KIAA1522 homolog isoform X2, whose translation MSRSSSVGDLVPKDITEILALQQASKKKRGSSLGRAFSWFKGSKRKRSLSNGHSRSGGPCGRSGESTTAKQIHASGDSKGQKQNEPRKLTVHYTASQYYQENVFIEGSRPQYLEDLHTEAQEGLKILQQEENKNGVDFQDDQTVPEEDTSSKERDESLETDSTAGHSVISVSTVSAVSSRPVLTRQGSTFKPLNPVKRLDKTKRRSRRTTIMGIPQQVQRELDMARGTILQQRPNGDHDSEDEFSGRVVIPTIDGELPSVNHEGARVHLQNIEVLQTSRDEEFLINHIHSVYQDELNRKLGIGACPTQRPKSLAVPWMTTSSFLHEPQGPVMSISPQATYLSKIIPNAILPAAIDIIEINHDHSRRSTSTVSKSSLASASPASSRSGGGTNQDPTTASPNRSHSQSSETIVSNSSTISSKAKCLPTFVADSTKEVSDLIPKDESITSSSSCKSSNSNGTNHRLDHREMGEAGEKVRNSHSFSRNLSVMKTKLPPAPPQRTYSLHHEKLKRRSRELVDIKNMAPDDGQTGRELRSAKDHESTNNEKSSVHSSLLSSSRECSPLSPHQAFTRSHVRSGNSSPQKTGEESGENKFDRTLSPSSGYSSQSGTPTHSPKEVSPSSPGKRRVKPSKPERTCVRTSPVVSVSSSMTSLSSVTSDTAHHDIQTNTTPSEPLKCSPPVTTVKNKVTLTHPTIPLRELFNIPPPPKVKAPSPPPPDTWIHNKRTIELLCGPGPNPHRLHQLQKQQKESLIGKNQNTNAIQITEQMNPKIQTTEEVKSGTQLENKEAIKEQNESMSSQLHEQMMTEPPYLRHNESSTLNNVLNELKSTKIPTEVNQNVHTQDQRTVEDQKEKGNQILPTTTVPTIKVDQSMLSQPNCEVKTSPEIVITTCTTRNEETSEENKGNCIVKDLLNHKQLQTLGIEKPEVNGISPPPSPPPEHHPPPPPTKKTSAFSGSIPPSDEEEQKQDTEEQVTLLESSWPPPPPPMEESTDLMFEEQDELDFPPPPPSFIHEPLSEVSVDCHEESCEQQDNIELRSSNASDMASSPDQDSKIQTILPTRTVQNEMEGRQDKPCNNVSHFSVDEGGMETVAPTKMSSLLPDELVQGEEMPTLSAQDSSEQTSLDTQADSTNVPLAPPLPVEDQSTVNFRRQLSLINKDSRSKDLLCRHKSTPIPKEDANIPLVTPSLLQMVRLRSVNVGEDQVNDTKPSTEATTNEDHGITSQATPQKPIRKSLTLKSNSPAKSSPAPATVPSMRLQEAIRMKTAAMSSSGVPAMLNLRFSSNSSASSPVPSPKTPDGCDLHKSPASTASFIFSKSTKKVVIETSTSPEVQASLKQSLAAEIMQVSDQAKTMVTNGTKKPIKVPPPVAKKPVHGTNHPNKTENATPDKTEILTNKQLTRVEVNGQSDQVHPAGQRAQSLGNQKQEVQRLHVEESGHTS comes from the exons CCAGAGGAAGATACAAGCTCAAAAGAAAGAGATGAATCACTTGAGACTGATAGCACTGCTGGACACTCCGTCATTTCAGTGTCAACTGTCTCAGCAGTCTCCTCACGTCCAGTGCTTACACGTCAAG GTTCCACATTTAAGCCCTTGAACCCAGTTAAACGACTGGACAAGACCAAGAGGAGAAGTAGAAGAACAACTATAATGGGCATACCACAGCAAGTCCAAAGAGAACTGG ATATGGCAAGAGGAACTATACTGCAGCAGCGTCCAAATGGAGACCATGACAGTGAAGATGAGTTCTCTGGCAGAGTTGTCATCCCAACAATTGATGGAGAGCTTCCTTCAGTAAATCATGAAGGGGCTCGTGTGCACCTGCAGAACATTGAGGTTCTTCAGACATCAAGAGATGAGGAGTTTCTAATAAACCACATCCATTCTGTCTACCAAGATGAGTTGAACCGAAAGCTTGGGATAGGAGCATGCCCTACACAGAGGCCAAAGTCTCTTGCTGTGCCATGGATGACCACATCCTCTTTCCTGCATGAGCCTCAAGGTCCTGTTATGTCTATTTCACCACAGGCAACTTATTTATCTAAGATTATTCCAAACGCAATTCTGCCTGCTGCAATAGACATCATTGAAATTAATCATGATCACAGCCGGCGCAGTACAAGTACGGTTAGCAAGAGTAGTTTAGCATCAGCTAGTCCAGCTTCTTCACGATCTGGAGGTGGCACAAATCAAGATCCAACTACCGCTAGCCCCAACAGGAGCCATTCACAATCATCTGAGACGATTGTCTCCAACTCCTCCACAATCTCTTCAAAAGCAAAGTGTCTGCCAACATTTGTTGCTGACAGCACCAAAGAAGTTTCAGATTTAATCCCAAAGGACGAAAGTATTACAAGCTCAAGCAGTTGTAAAAGCTCTAACAGTAATGGTACAAATCACAGACTAGACCACAGAGAGATGGGTGAAGCAGGGGAAAAAGTCAGAAACAGCCATTCATTCTCTCGCAATCTCTCTGTAATGAAGACAAAATTGCCACCAGCACCACCTCAGAGAACCTATTCCCTGCACCATGAAAAACTTAAGCGGAGATCAAGGGAACTAGTAGACATAAAAAATATGGCCCCAGATGATGGGCAAACAGGTAGAGAACTTAGAAGTGCAAAAGACCATGAGTCCACCAATAATGAGAAGAGTTCAGTCCACTCTTCTCTGCTCAGCTCATCAAGAGAATGCAGCCCACTTAGTCCTCATCAAGCTTTTACTAGAAGTCATGTCAGATCAGGTAACTCATCCCCACAGAAAACTGGAGAAGAATCTGGTGAAAACAAATTTGATAGGACTTTGTCTCCTTCGAGTGGATACTCAAGCCAAAGTGGGACACCTACGCATTCCCCTAAAGAGGTCAGTCCCTCCTCACCTGGAAAGAGAAGAGTTAAGCCTTCAAAGCCTGAGAGAACATGTGTACGGACCTCGCCGGTGGTTTCAGTCTCTTCATCAATGACATCTCTATCTTCAGTCACATCAGACACGGCACATCATGACATTCAAACCAACACCACTCCATCAGAGCCTTTAAAGTGTTCCCCACCTGTTACAACAGTGAAAAACAAGGTGACACTGACACATCCAACTATTCCCCTTAGGGAACTGTTCAACATTCCCCCTCCACCCAAGGTAAAAGCCCCATCTCCCCCACCCCCTGATACCTGGATTCACAATAAACGCACAATTGAACTATTATGTGGCCCAGGTCCAAACCCCCATAGGTTACATCAGcttcaaaaacagcaaaaagagTCATTAATAGGTAaaaatcaaaacacaaatgCCATACAAATCACTGAACAAATGAACCCAAAGATACAGACAACAGAAGAAGTGAAGTCAGGTACCCAACTGGAGAACAAAGAAGctataaaagaacaaaatgagTCCATGTCATCACAACTGCATgaacaaatgatgacagaacccCCATATTTGAGGCATAATGAAAGTTCAACATTAAACAATGTGCTAAATGAACTTAAAAGTACAAAGATCCCTACAGAGGTCAACCAGAACGTTCATACACAAGATCAGAGAACTGTAGAGGATCAAAAGGAAAAAGGAAACCAAATACTCCCTACAACAACGGTACCAACTATCAAAGTTGATCAAAGTATGCTGTCACAACCAAACTGTGAAGTCAAAACAAGTCCTGAAATTGTGATCACAACATGCACCACAAGAAATGAAGAAACCAGTGAGGAGAACAAAGGAAACTGCATTGTTAAGGACCTTCTCAATCATAAACAATTGCAAACTCTCGGCATAGAAAAACCTGAGGTCAATGGCATTTCTCCTCCTCCTTCTCCACCTCCAGAACACCACCCTCCACCACCGCCTACTAAAAAGACGTCAGCCTTCTCAGGGTCTATACCACCATCTGATGAAGAGGAACAGAAGCAAGACACAGAGGAACAGGTGACTCTCCTGGAGTCTTCTTGGCCTCCACCACCGCCACCAATGGAAGAATCAACTGACTTGATGTTTGAGGAACAAGATGAACTTGACTTCCCCCCACCACCTCCCTCGTTCATCCATGAACCCCTTTCGGAGGTATCTGTCGACTGCCACGAAGAGTCCTGTGAACAGCAAGACAATATAGAATTGAGGTCATCTAACGCCTCAGATATGGCTAGCAGTCCAGACCAAGACTCCAAAATACAGACCATTCTGCCAACAAGAACTGTACAAAATGAAATGGAAGGCAGGCAAGATAAGCCTTGTAACAATGTCTCACACTTCTCTGTGGACGAAGGTGGCATGGAAACTGTAGCTCCTACAAAAATGTCCTCTCTTTTACCAGATGAACTTGTACAAGGGGAGGAAATGCCAACTTTGTCAGCACAAGATTCATCAGAGCAAACATCACTTGATACCCAAGCAGATTCCACTAACGTGCCACTTGCACCTCCACTGCCAGTGGAAGACCAATCCACTGTTAACTTCCGAAGGCAACTGAGCCTCATAAACAAAGACAGCCGGAGCAAAGACCTGCTTTGTCGTCACAAAAGCACACCTATTCCAAAGGAGGATGCCAACATTCCCCTCGTCACACCTTCCTTGCTTCAGATGGTTCGACTAAGATCTGTAAATGTAGGTGAAGATCAAGTTAATGATACCAAACCAAGCACTGAGGCCACAACAAATGAGGATCACGGTATTACTAGTCAAGCAACGCCACAAAAACCTATTCGCAAATCCTTGACCTTGAAGTCCAACTCACCTGCTAAGTCATCTCCTGCTCCAGCCACAGTTCCATCCATGCGTCTTCAAGAGGCCATACGTATGAAGACTGCTGCAATGTCCTCCAGTGGAGTACCTGCAATGCTCAATCTACGCTTTTCCTCAAATAGTAGTGCTAGTTCACCTGTGCCATCCCCTAAAACACCAGACGGCTGTGACTTACACAAGTCCCCTGCATCTACAGCCAGCTTTATCTTCTCAAAAAGCACAAAGAAAGTTGTCATTGAAACGTCTACTTCTCCTGAGGTACAAGCAAGCCTCAAACAAAGTCTTGCAGCTGAGATAATGCAGGTTTCTGACCAAGCCAAGACAATGGTTACAAATGGAACAAAAAAGCCAATTAAGGTGCCGCCACCTGTTGCTAAGAAACCAGTGCATGGAACAAATCATCCCAATAAGACAGAGAATGCAACACCAGATAAGACTGAGATCTtgacaaataaacaattaacgAGGGTTGAAGTTAATGGGCAAAGTGATCAAGTGCATCCTGCTGGTCAGCGAGCACAATCATTAGGAAACCAGAAGCAA gaAGTACAGAGACTGCATGTTGAAGAGTCAGGACACACGAGTTGA
- the kiaa1522 gene encoding uncharacterized protein KIAA1522 homolog isoform X4: MGNSNSKKKTQANLSSSHRTSRVKSIWHFRHVDKVKTAGQKQNEPRKLTVHYTASQYYQENVFIEGSRPQYLEDLHTEAQEGLKILQQEENKNGVDFQDDQTVPEEDTSSKERDESLETDSTAGHSVISVSTVSAVSSRPVLTRQGSTFKPLNPVKRLDKTKRRSRRTTIMGIPQQVQRELDMARGTILQQRPNGDHDSEDEFSGRVVIPTIDGELPSVNHEGARVHLQNIEVLQTSRDEEFLINHIHSVYQDELNRKLGIGACPTQRPKSLAVPWMTTSSFLHEPQGPVMSISPQATYLSKIIPNAILPAAIDIIEINHDHSRRSTSTVSKSSLASASPASSRSGGGTNQDPTTASPNRSHSQSSETIVSNSSTISSKAKCLPTFVADSTKEVSDLIPKDESITSSSSCKSSNSNGTNHRLDHREMGEAGEKVRNSHSFSRNLSVMKTKLPPAPPQRTYSLHHEKLKRRSRELVDIKNMAPDDGQTGRELRSAKDHESTNNEKSSVHSSLLSSSRECSPLSPHQAFTRSHVRSGNSSPQKTGEESGENKFDRTLSPSSGYSSQSGTPTHSPKEVSPSSPGKRRVKPSKPERTCVRTSPVVSVSSSMTSLSSVTSDTAHHDIQTNTTPSEPLKCSPPVTTVKNKVTLTHPTIPLRELFNIPPPPKVKAPSPPPPDTWIHNKRTIELLCGPGPNPHRLHQLQKQQKESLIGKNQNTNAIQITEQMNPKIQTTEEVKSGTQLENKEAIKEQNESMSSQLHEQMMTEPPYLRHNESSTLNNVLNELKSTKIPTEVNQNVHTQDQRTVEDQKEKGNQILPTTTVPTIKVDQSMLSQPNCEVKTSPEIVITTCTTRNEETSEENKGNCIVKDLLNHKQLQTLGIEKPEVNGISPPPSPPPEHHPPPPPTKKTSAFSGSIPPSDEEEQKQDTEEQVTLLESSWPPPPPPMEESTDLMFEEQDELDFPPPPPSFIHEPLSEVSVDCHEESCEQQDNIELRSSNASDMASSPDQDSKIQTILPTRTVQNEMEGRQDKPCNNVSHFSVDEGGMETVAPTKMSSLLPDELVQGEEMPTLSAQDSSEQTSLDTQADSTNVPLAPPLPVEDQSTVNFRRQLSLINKDSRSKDLLCRHKSTPIPKEDANIPLVTPSLLQMVRLRSVNVGEDQVNDTKPSTEATTNEDHGITSQATPQKPIRKSLTLKSNSPAKSSPAPATVPSMRLQEAIRMKTAAMSSSGVPAMLNLRFSSNSSASSPVPSPKTPDGCDLHKSPASTASFIFSKSTKKVVIETSTSPEVQASLKQSLAAEIMQVSDQAKTMVTNGTKKPIKVPPPVAKKPVHGTNHPNKTENATPDKTEILTNKQLTRVEVNGQSDQVHPAGQRAQSLGNQKQEVQRLHVEESGHTS, from the exons CCAGAGGAAGATACAAGCTCAAAAGAAAGAGATGAATCACTTGAGACTGATAGCACTGCTGGACACTCCGTCATTTCAGTGTCAACTGTCTCAGCAGTCTCCTCACGTCCAGTGCTTACACGTCAAG GTTCCACATTTAAGCCCTTGAACCCAGTTAAACGACTGGACAAGACCAAGAGGAGAAGTAGAAGAACAACTATAATGGGCATACCACAGCAAGTCCAAAGAGAACTGG ATATGGCAAGAGGAACTATACTGCAGCAGCGTCCAAATGGAGACCATGACAGTGAAGATGAGTTCTCTGGCAGAGTTGTCATCCCAACAATTGATGGAGAGCTTCCTTCAGTAAATCATGAAGGGGCTCGTGTGCACCTGCAGAACATTGAGGTTCTTCAGACATCAAGAGATGAGGAGTTTCTAATAAACCACATCCATTCTGTCTACCAAGATGAGTTGAACCGAAAGCTTGGGATAGGAGCATGCCCTACACAGAGGCCAAAGTCTCTTGCTGTGCCATGGATGACCACATCCTCTTTCCTGCATGAGCCTCAAGGTCCTGTTATGTCTATTTCACCACAGGCAACTTATTTATCTAAGATTATTCCAAACGCAATTCTGCCTGCTGCAATAGACATCATTGAAATTAATCATGATCACAGCCGGCGCAGTACAAGTACGGTTAGCAAGAGTAGTTTAGCATCAGCTAGTCCAGCTTCTTCACGATCTGGAGGTGGCACAAATCAAGATCCAACTACCGCTAGCCCCAACAGGAGCCATTCACAATCATCTGAGACGATTGTCTCCAACTCCTCCACAATCTCTTCAAAAGCAAAGTGTCTGCCAACATTTGTTGCTGACAGCACCAAAGAAGTTTCAGATTTAATCCCAAAGGACGAAAGTATTACAAGCTCAAGCAGTTGTAAAAGCTCTAACAGTAATGGTACAAATCACAGACTAGACCACAGAGAGATGGGTGAAGCAGGGGAAAAAGTCAGAAACAGCCATTCATTCTCTCGCAATCTCTCTGTAATGAAGACAAAATTGCCACCAGCACCACCTCAGAGAACCTATTCCCTGCACCATGAAAAACTTAAGCGGAGATCAAGGGAACTAGTAGACATAAAAAATATGGCCCCAGATGATGGGCAAACAGGTAGAGAACTTAGAAGTGCAAAAGACCATGAGTCCACCAATAATGAGAAGAGTTCAGTCCACTCTTCTCTGCTCAGCTCATCAAGAGAATGCAGCCCACTTAGTCCTCATCAAGCTTTTACTAGAAGTCATGTCAGATCAGGTAACTCATCCCCACAGAAAACTGGAGAAGAATCTGGTGAAAACAAATTTGATAGGACTTTGTCTCCTTCGAGTGGATACTCAAGCCAAAGTGGGACACCTACGCATTCCCCTAAAGAGGTCAGTCCCTCCTCACCTGGAAAGAGAAGAGTTAAGCCTTCAAAGCCTGAGAGAACATGTGTACGGACCTCGCCGGTGGTTTCAGTCTCTTCATCAATGACATCTCTATCTTCAGTCACATCAGACACGGCACATCATGACATTCAAACCAACACCACTCCATCAGAGCCTTTAAAGTGTTCCCCACCTGTTACAACAGTGAAAAACAAGGTGACACTGACACATCCAACTATTCCCCTTAGGGAACTGTTCAACATTCCCCCTCCACCCAAGGTAAAAGCCCCATCTCCCCCACCCCCTGATACCTGGATTCACAATAAACGCACAATTGAACTATTATGTGGCCCAGGTCCAAACCCCCATAGGTTACATCAGcttcaaaaacagcaaaaagagTCATTAATAGGTAaaaatcaaaacacaaatgCCATACAAATCACTGAACAAATGAACCCAAAGATACAGACAACAGAAGAAGTGAAGTCAGGTACCCAACTGGAGAACAAAGAAGctataaaagaacaaaatgagTCCATGTCATCACAACTGCATgaacaaatgatgacagaacccCCATATTTGAGGCATAATGAAAGTTCAACATTAAACAATGTGCTAAATGAACTTAAAAGTACAAAGATCCCTACAGAGGTCAACCAGAACGTTCATACACAAGATCAGAGAACTGTAGAGGATCAAAAGGAAAAAGGAAACCAAATACTCCCTACAACAACGGTACCAACTATCAAAGTTGATCAAAGTATGCTGTCACAACCAAACTGTGAAGTCAAAACAAGTCCTGAAATTGTGATCACAACATGCACCACAAGAAATGAAGAAACCAGTGAGGAGAACAAAGGAAACTGCATTGTTAAGGACCTTCTCAATCATAAACAATTGCAAACTCTCGGCATAGAAAAACCTGAGGTCAATGGCATTTCTCCTCCTCCTTCTCCACCTCCAGAACACCACCCTCCACCACCGCCTACTAAAAAGACGTCAGCCTTCTCAGGGTCTATACCACCATCTGATGAAGAGGAACAGAAGCAAGACACAGAGGAACAGGTGACTCTCCTGGAGTCTTCTTGGCCTCCACCACCGCCACCAATGGAAGAATCAACTGACTTGATGTTTGAGGAACAAGATGAACTTGACTTCCCCCCACCACCTCCCTCGTTCATCCATGAACCCCTTTCGGAGGTATCTGTCGACTGCCACGAAGAGTCCTGTGAACAGCAAGACAATATAGAATTGAGGTCATCTAACGCCTCAGATATGGCTAGCAGTCCAGACCAAGACTCCAAAATACAGACCATTCTGCCAACAAGAACTGTACAAAATGAAATGGAAGGCAGGCAAGATAAGCCTTGTAACAATGTCTCACACTTCTCTGTGGACGAAGGTGGCATGGAAACTGTAGCTCCTACAAAAATGTCCTCTCTTTTACCAGATGAACTTGTACAAGGGGAGGAAATGCCAACTTTGTCAGCACAAGATTCATCAGAGCAAACATCACTTGATACCCAAGCAGATTCCACTAACGTGCCACTTGCACCTCCACTGCCAGTGGAAGACCAATCCACTGTTAACTTCCGAAGGCAACTGAGCCTCATAAACAAAGACAGCCGGAGCAAAGACCTGCTTTGTCGTCACAAAAGCACACCTATTCCAAAGGAGGATGCCAACATTCCCCTCGTCACACCTTCCTTGCTTCAGATGGTTCGACTAAGATCTGTAAATGTAGGTGAAGATCAAGTTAATGATACCAAACCAAGCACTGAGGCCACAACAAATGAGGATCACGGTATTACTAGTCAAGCAACGCCACAAAAACCTATTCGCAAATCCTTGACCTTGAAGTCCAACTCACCTGCTAAGTCATCTCCTGCTCCAGCCACAGTTCCATCCATGCGTCTTCAAGAGGCCATACGTATGAAGACTGCTGCAATGTCCTCCAGTGGAGTACCTGCAATGCTCAATCTACGCTTTTCCTCAAATAGTAGTGCTAGTTCACCTGTGCCATCCCCTAAAACACCAGACGGCTGTGACTTACACAAGTCCCCTGCATCTACAGCCAGCTTTATCTTCTCAAAAAGCACAAAGAAAGTTGTCATTGAAACGTCTACTTCTCCTGAGGTACAAGCAAGCCTCAAACAAAGTCTTGCAGCTGAGATAATGCAGGTTTCTGACCAAGCCAAGACAATGGTTACAAATGGAACAAAAAAGCCAATTAAGGTGCCGCCACCTGTTGCTAAGAAACCAGTGCATGGAACAAATCATCCCAATAAGACAGAGAATGCAACACCAGATAAGACTGAGATCTtgacaaataaacaattaacgAGGGTTGAAGTTAATGGGCAAAGTGATCAAGTGCATCCTGCTGGTCAGCGAGCACAATCATTAGGAAACCAGAAGCAA gaAGTACAGAGACTGCATGTTGAAGAGTCAGGACACACGAGTTGA